The Maridesulfovibrio salexigens DSM 2638 region AACGGTCTCATTGATAGACAGTTCTTCCGGAGTGAAAGCAATGTATTTAACAACAGAGCGTGCCGGGATAGTGAATTTGTCCGGGTTGGCTTTGTAGAAATCTTCAATCTGTTTGTCGCTGATCTTGATATTTTTAACAAAGTCAGCACCGGATACATAGTAATAATCGATCTGAACTTTTTCAGCAGCAGAGTCGAAAAGTGCGCGGGCATCAGCTTCAGTGGGCTTGACCGGCATGGTTACGTATTCCTGCAGCTTGCTGATCAGAGCGCTGTTGCGCATGTCATTTTCAAAGGTAGCAGCGGACATGGCTCTGCTCTGCAGGAAAGCCTGATAGAGATTCATGTCGAATTTGCCGTCTTTGTCTGCAAAAGCAGGAATCTTGCTGATGCTGTATGAAAGTTCACTGTTAGATACAGAGAGTCCGAGTTTTTCTGCTTCTGCTTCCAGAAGTTTCTGGCTGACCAGCTGTTCAAGAACAGCTTTCTTGAATTCAGGGGACTGCAGTTGATCGGAGTCTAAATTGGGATTCTGAGCCCTTAATGCTTCAGCGGTTTCGCGGTAGACCTGCATGAATTCCTGAGTAGGAACAGGCTGGTCGTTAACGTAAGCGATTACCGGATCGGTGTTGCCGTTGAATCCGCCGGCGCCGAAGGCAAAAATAAAAACTGCGATAATGATACCGAATGCGATTTTGATACCCCAGCTCTGGGCATTTTGGCGCAGAATGTCCATCATGGCTTCTTCAGTCTCCGTTTGCAGCAGGTGCTGCTTTCAAGTGTTTATTCTATTTTAACAGGCAGGGCATCCACCAGTGCGGATACCCTGCCATACTCATTTACAGTTGTTTACCGACGTAGTTCAGCAGGCCGCCGGCTTTAATAATTTCTAGTTCTTTTGTGGAAAGGTCGTTTTTGACTTTAATTTCAGCACCATCAGCCATGACAACAGTTTCGCCGCCAGGTGTGATTGTGGTGGTATCGATGGTCAATTTACTACCTTCCGACAGTTTGTCGTAATCGCTCTTTTCAGAGAGTACAAGGGGTAGAATGCCAAAATTGACAAGATTTGCACGATGAATGCGTGCAAGAGACTTGGTAATTACGGCAACAACGCCCAAATGACGGGGGCCGAGAGCAGCATGTTCGCGGCTGGAACCCTGTCCATAGTTTTCTCCGCCGAGAATGATTCCGTTATCAGCAGCTTTCATGCGGCCGACGAATCCTTCATCAACTCGGCTGAAGATATATTCACTGATTGCGGGAATATTGGAACGCAGTGCAGTGATCTGCGCGCCCGCGGGAAGAATGTGGTCAGTCGTGATGTCATCTTCGACCTTGAGGCGGATTTCAGAGGAAATCTGATCCGGCAGGGCGGAGAATGTCTCAAGAGGAACAATGTTGGGACCGCGCACGATTTCAACTTCAGCTCTGTTTTCAGGAGGGAAAATAAAAAGATGGCGGATTGAAGGAACTTCTTCAGGGAAGTCGATCTTGGCCGGAGGAGTACCCCAGGTTGCGGGATCGGTGAATTCCCCTGCAAGGGCCAGCTTCGCGGCAGTCTGCGGGCTTGCAAGATAAACCTGCGCATCCTGAGTTCCGCTGCGTCCTTCAAAGTTACGGTTGAAGGTACGTACGCTCACCCCGGCAGAAGTGGGGGAGCCGCCCATACCGATACAGGGACCGCAGGTACATTCGAGCAGTCTTGCACCGGAATCAATGAAGTTGGCGATAAGTCCATCGGAAGCAAGCATTTTGAGAACCTGCTTGGAACCGGGGGAGATCATCAGGTCTACACCTTCAGGCAACTGCTGGTCCTGCAGGATCAGGGCGGTTGTCTTCAGGTCGGAGTAAGAAGAGTTGGTACAGGAGCCGATGGCTGACTGGTTGACTTTGAGTCCGGCGAGAGACTTAACAGTTACAACACGGTCAGGCATATGCGGCTGGGCTACCAGCGGTTCAAGCTCAGAAAGGTTGATTTCTACAACTTCAGCGTAAGTTGCGTCTGCATCAGCGATAAGCTCGGACCAGTCTTCTTCGCGGCCCATGGCCTTGAGGAAAGCTTTAGTATTTTCATCACTGGGGAAGATAGAAGTGGTAGCACCCAGTTCCGCGCCCATGTTGGTGATGACTGCACGTTCGGGAACGGAAAGAGTCTTTACGCCTTCACCTGCAAATTCAAATACCTTGCCTACACCGCCTTTAACGGTCTTGAGCTCAAGCAGCTTGAGGATAATGTCTTTGGCAGAAGCCCATCCGGTCAGTTTGCCGGAGAGTTCAACCTTGACTACCTTGGGCATGGGAATGGAGTAGGGCTGTCCGGCCATTGCCAGAGCAACGGAAAGTCCGCCAGCACCCATAGCCAGCATACCCAGTCCACCTGCTGTAGGGGTGTGGCTGTCTGAACCGATCAGGGTTTTGCCGGGTTTGGCAAAGTTTTCCAGATGCAGCTGGTGACAGATACCTGTTCCGGCAGGAGAAAAGACAACGCCATGCTTGGCAGCAACGGTGCGCAGGTACTGATGATCATCAGGGTTACGGAAACCCATCTGCAGGGTGTTGTGGTCCACGTAACTTACGGAAAGTTCGGTCTGGACTTTGTCAATCCCCATCGCTTCAAATTGCAGATAAGCCATGGTGCCGGTGGCATCCTGAGTAAGAGTCTGATCAATTCGTAGTCCGACCTCTGTTCCCGGCTCCATTTCGCCATTCAAAAGATGTGCAGATATGATCTTTTCAGTAATATTTAAACCCATGATACCTCCGGTATGATTGTGCTTTTCTTAAGCAGATTTGAAACTAAGTGTCCTGTTGTACGTCGCATGCCCGCGTACTTCATAAAGTGCCCGCTAAAGCTGTTATGAGAAGGCGGGGATCTGTTATCCTTCCATTCCGAGGCGCATTCGGTTTATTTTTCGTTGACGGATGTCAATCTCTGCTTCCAGACGAAGTTTGTCTTGCTGGGATTCGAAGATTTCCTTGGCAAAATAGATCCCTTCAGAAGGATTCTCACTTGCCAGCAGTGTTTTAATTCGCTGCTGGCAAAGTGTAAGTTCCTTCTTAAAGTTCTCGATTTCTACTTCGATCTCAGGGATGCTAATCGATTTTGATTCTTCTTCGGGTTGTTGATTCATCTTTTTTCTTAACCTCAGGGTCCTTGAGACCGTTGATTTCCGGCAGGCTGTTGTAGAGGGTCCAGTAACGAGGCCAGAGGTCAGAGATGTCGCCGGGGTTTTCAAGAGAGATTCCGGGGCGCATCCAGGCCATGAGACCGAGAGCAATACCGAAGAAAGGAGTAGGAGCGGACCATGCTTCATCCCATTTGAGTCTGCCGGGAAGAACGGTAAGTTCTTCTTCGCCACGTTCATATTTGATTCCGAGGCGTTCAAGCAGTTCAATACCCTGCTCAAACATCACTGCGTCAGCAATATTGCTGACTTTGCATTCTGAGCGGGAGTTTACTGCGAGGGCAAGACCTACGGGGAAGAGGTCATTTGCATTTCCGAAGTTAAAGGAGGCTTCTGCTGCGGCTTCACCCTTAGTTGCAGTGATGCTTCCTTTAGAAATTTCAATATTAAGACCACCGGCCTTCAGAATCCGAAGAGCGTCTTCAGCGGTTTCTGTTTTGGGCCAGTAACCATTGATAGTTACCTGTCCATTGCTGAAAGCAGGCATTGCCAGCAGTGCGGCACAAAGTTCTGGTTCCAGCGCAATGGAAAGCTGTTCAGGAACAGATATTTCCTTTGTTGCGGGAATAGAACATTCAGTTTCATTTAACTTGGCTTTGATGCCGGATTTTTTGAGTACTGCGACAACTTCTTTAAGCAGCCCAGCACCATGCCAACCTTCTGCAAATTTCATGGTCAGTCCCTGAGGATAGGTCCATGCAGCCAAAGCAAGAGCAGCGACAAATTCAGCAGGAATGTCTTCAGAAATTTCAATGGAGGATGCCATGCGTCCACCGCACTCAAGGCGCGCGGGTAAACCATGACTCTGGAGGTCAAGAGTGTTGAGTCTTGCACCCAGAGGAGAAAGAACTTCAGCCAGCGGTCTGGAATCATACTGTTTGAGAATAGGCCCACCGGCAATTTTGAACTTGCCGACAGTTTTGAGGCCGAATGCAATTGTCAGGAACATGGTCATTGCATTGTCCCCGGCAAAGATCAGCTTTTCTTCAAATTCGATTCCTTCACCGGAACGGGATTCGATGGTTTCGCCATCCCATGAAAGATGTGCTCCAGCCTGATTAAGCGCTTTGATCAGTTCGGTGATCTCATCGTTAACGCACAAGGGGCCCATTTTAGCTTCAGCGCCGGCTGCTGCACAGAGAGCAATCCAGAGCTTGGACTGAAAAAGGGAACCGGGACCGTCAAAAGTTACGTCCACAGGTTTTTGGGGCGGAGACAAAACATATGTAGAAAGCTTGCGGTTTTCGGGTTTGGCAACACCTGCATAAGCAAGGTTGTTGAGCTGTTCGAAAACACGGCGTGCTGTTTTGAGGTCGAACTTTTTATGACCGGCTTCTGCAGACCATGTTTCAAAGATACGTCTTTCCATATCCGGATCGCCGAGGGGCAGACCTTTCTGTTTGCGTTTGCTTGCAGCTTTACCCATAAGGTAGTTTCTGCGGGATACGAGGGAAAGAAGTCTTGCGTCCAGCTCTTTAATTTCGTCGAGCAGGGACTGTCTACGCGGTGCAGCACCGCCGGAACGTTCAAATTTTTTATATTCGGGCATTATTTTGGTTTCCTGAAATGTGATATAGAGAAGTCCACCTTAATAGCGCGATTTCTCCCGATGGGCAACCCCTCTGATTTGCGGTGTAAAAAAGAAGCCCTATTCGCCCGTAATGAAAAGAAAAGGGGAGAGGCGAAAAACGCCTCCCCCCTGAATAAGCAAGTAGTAATACTACTTAAATTACATTGCGTCGCCGGAAGCTGCGCCCTGCATTTTGACTTCAACCTTTTCGGTGAGGCCTTCGTAGTATTCGCGGAGCTGTACGAGAACTTCGTCACGACCGAAGTGATCTACGATTTCAGCGCCTTCGGAGAGAGCTTTACGCAGTTTGGTACCGGAAAGGATTACGCGCTCTTCTTTGTTGTGGGGGCAGGTTCTCAGGGAAGCCATGCCGTCGCACTTGTAGCAGTAGAAAGTCCAGTCAATTTTCATGGGCTCACAAAGGAGAGCTTTACCGGGCTCGGGGCAAGCTTCAGTTGCGTAAGGAATCTTGTCGAAGATTTCCTGAGCTTCGAACAGACCGTAGAAGTCACCAACACCAGCGTGGTCACGACCGATCAGCATGCGGTTAACACCGTAGTTCTGACGGAAGGTAGCGTGGAGGAGACCTTCACGGGGACCTGCGTAACGCATATCGAGGGGGTAACCAGCCTGGATAACGTTTTCTTTAACAAAGTAGTGCTCAACGAGAGTGTCGATTGCTTTAACACGAACTTCAGCAGGAATGTCACCGGGCTTGAGGTTACCGATCAGGGAGTGGATCAGACAACCGTCACAAACTTCGATGGAGATTTTTGCCAGGAACTCGTGAGAGCGGTGCATGGGGTTACGGAGCTGGAGAGCAGAAACAGTGGACCAGCCTTTTTCGTCGAACATTGCACGGGTTTCTGCGGGACGCAGGTAAACGCCTTTGTACTGTTCGGGGTACTCACCTTCGGAGAGAACTTTAACGGGACCAGCGAGGTTGTACTTCTTCTGAGCCATAACCATCTGAACACCGGGGTGATCTTCGAGAGCGGTTTTCCAGAAGATATCGTCTGCGGATTCTTCGCCTTCACCTTTGAAGACCTGGTAGCATTCCCATTTCTTGTCTTCTTCGGTCATTTCGTATTTTTCGGTGATCTGCATGGTAGCATATACTTCACCGTTGTTTACGAGAGCGATTTCGTCACCGACTTTAACATCTTCGTCGTCGGAGTCGAGGGTAACCGGTACGGGCCAGAAGGTGCCGTCGGTCATCAGAAATTTTTCACAAACGCCTTTCCAGTCTTCTTTACCCATGAAGCCGTTCAGGGGAGAGAAACCACCACATCCCATCATGATGAGGTCACCCTTTGCGCGGGCGGAAATTTCGATCTGTTTCAGACCTTCTGCTTTTTTCTGTTCAGCAGCGAGTTCTGCACCTTCGAGCAGGCAGCATACAAGACCTTTACCACCGTGAGGGGCTACGAGCTTAGACATGTTTACGTCTCCTTGTAGTAATTATTTTTTCAACACCTTGGCCCTTCCGCAAGACCTCCTGATATGAAATCTTCGGCCTCCGAGTATCTAGGTGGAGGCGGCGCTTCGTTTTGAAGCGGGTCTGCGGAACGAAAATTCGTAAAAACCATTATCATGGAGCGTGTTTTCAGGGTAGTCCTAAAACGCGTTTTCTCCATAAAGCTTAAGAGGGGTTATGAATGGTTTGTGAAAGAAATGTCAAGGGCAAAATTGAAATAGAGTGAAATTTTTCACTTAGTCAAATGTTAGGTTTGAGTAGTATAAGATGATATATTGGCATAAAACCAGTTATTGTAAGTGGTTACGAAGATGTGTGGTTTTGATGATGAGTAAACATGGCTGTTGGCTTAATGTAAAACTGTGAGTTACTTTTTGTAGAAGGCTGTGGGTGAGTACTTATGGTCTGTGTATGGTGTTTAAACTAAGAACTTTGCTGCCATATCATATGTAGGTATTATTTCGATTCTGTCTAGAGAAAATCAGGCAAAAGTCTATGTTGTTGACATGTAAAATCGGTTTGTTACAGCAGTTGTGAAGAAAATCCCATAATCTGAAAAAAAGGCTTGCAATTAAAGGCTAGATTGAACTAAATACCAATCCATGATGGAACACATTATTGTTTTGTCGCAAAAGACCAGAGCCATTTTTTGATAGTTTTGGAGCCTTGGCGACAGTGTTTCTAAGCCGTTTATATAGCGGATTTGAAATTAGCTTGTTCTAAATTTCACTTTCGCCTTGACACCGAGTGAGGGGCTTGATAGTTACTAATTTCACGAGCCTTGAACTTTAGGCAAGATTATAAATGGTTATAGGATGTCGGTGATTGATAACATTAAACCCTTTTAGGAGGACTAGGTATGCCGACCTTTGTCAATCCGGAAAAGTGTGATGGCTGTAAAGGTGGAGAAAAAACCGCCTGCATGTACATCTGCCCTAACGATCTTATGATCCTGGATCCCGAAGAAATGCGGGCTTACAACCAGGAACCCGAAGGATGCTGGGAGTGTTACTCCTGCGTTAAAATTTGTCCCCAGGGCGCTATTGAAGCACGTCCCTACGGTGACTTCGCACCCATGGGTGGTACTTCCATCCCCATGCGTTCCGCTGAAGACATCATGTGGACCGTTAAATTCCGTAACGGTAACGTAAAGCGCTTCAAGTTCCCCATCCGCACTACCCCTGAAGGTTCTATCAAACCTTATGAAGGTAAACCCGAGCCGACTGACCTCGACAACGAACTGCTCTTCACCGAAACTGAACTGGCTACCCCCAAAGAAGTTCTCGGACAGAAGTTTGACGTTGCTGAAGCAGACAAAACTACTGCTTGGAAGGATCTGGATTAATCACTGCTAAGCTTTTGTCTTAGGTGTATTAATTCACGCAATCTTAAAAACCTAATTAAGGAGGAAACATGCCTCTTCTCCCTAGTAAAGAAGCTTCCAAAGGTGTTGCTCTCGCAGAACCTGAGCTTATAGAAAAAGACGTGGACCTGCTCCTCGTCGGTGGTGGTATGGGTAACTGCGGTGTTGCTTATGAAGCAATGCGCTGGATCGAAAAAGTTGGTGGCGACATCTCCATCATGCTCCTCGATAAAGCTGCTATGGAACGTTCCGGTGCTGTTGCACAGGGTCTTTCCGCTATCAACACCTACCTTGGCGAAAACGACGCTGATGACTACGTACGCATGGTTCGTACTGACCTCATGGGCCTCGTTCGCGAAGACCTTATTTTTGACCTCGGCCGTCACGTTGATGACTCCGTTCACCTTTTTGAAGAGTGGGGCCTTCCCTGCTGGATCAAAAAAGACGGTAAGAACCTCGACGGTGCAGCTGCTAAAGCAGCTGGTCTCTCCCTGCGTAACGGCGACGCTTGCGTTCGTTCCGGTCGCTGGCAGATGATGATTAACGGTGAATCCTACAAGTGCATCGTTGCTGAAGCAGCTAAAATGGCTCTCGGCGAAGAAAACTACATGGAACGTATCTTCATCGTTAAAATGCTCCTCGACGCTAATGAGCCTAACCGCATCGCTGGTGCAGTTGGTTTCTCCACACGCGAAAACAAAGTATACGTTTTCAAATGTAACGCAGCTGTTGTAGCTTGCGGTGGTGCTGTAAACGTTTACCGTCCTCGCTCCACTGGTGAAGGTATGGGTCGTGCATGGTACCCCGTATGGAACGCAGGTTCCACCTACACCATGTGTGCTCAGGTTGGCGCTGAAATGACCATGATGGAAAACCGCTTCGTACCCGCTCGTTTTAAAGACGGTTACGGTCCGGTTGGTGCATGGTTCCTGCTCTTCAAAGCTAAAGCAACCAACTACAAAGGCGAAGACTACTGCGAAACTAACCGCGCAATGCTCAAGCCTTACGAAGATCGCGGCTACGCTAAAGGTCACGTTATCCCGACCTGTCTGCGTAACCACATGATGCTCCGTGAAATGCGTGAAGGCCGCGGCCCCATCTACATGGATACCGCTACCGCACTGCAGAACACTTTCAAAGAACTCTCCCCCGCAGAGCAGAAGCACCTCGAGTCTGAAGCTTGGGAAGACTTTCTTGATATGTGTGTTGGTCAGGCTAACCTCTGGGCTTGTCAGAACATCGAACCTGAAAACTCCGGTTCCGAAATCATGCCCACCGAGCCTTACCTCCTCGGCTCCCACTCCGGTTGCTGTGGTATCTGGACTTCCGGTCCGGACGAAGACTGGGTTCCCGAAGATTACAAAGTTAAAGCTGACAACGGTAAAGTCTACAACCGTATGACCACCGTTAACGGCCTCTGGACCTGTGCTGACGGTGTTGGCGCATCCGGTCACAAGTTCTCTTCCGGTTCTCACGCTGAAGGCCGTATCGTTGGTAAGCAGATGGTACGCTGGGTTGTTGATCACAAAGACTTCAAACCCACCATCAAAGAAAATGCTGCTGACCTCGCTAAAGAGATCTACCAGCCTTGGTACACCTACGAAGAAGGTAAAGGCATCTCTACCGACCCCGTAGTTAACCCCAACTACATCACTCCCAAGAACTTCATGATGCGCCTTGTTAAGGCAACTGATGAATACGGTGGTGGTGTTGGTACCATGTACGTTACCTCCAAGTCCCTGCTGCACACCGGTTTCCATCTTCTCGAAATGCTCGAAGAAGACTCCAGAAAACTGGCTGCTCGCGACCTCCACGAACTCATGCGCTGCTGGGAGCAGTTCCACAGACTGTGGACTGTACGCCTGCACATGCAGCACATTGAATTCCGTGAAGAGTCCCGTTACCCCGGTTTCTACTACCGCGGTGACTTCATGGGTCTCGATGATTCCAAGTGGAAATGCTTCGTCAACTCCAAGTATGACGTAGAAAAAGGCGAAACTACCGTCTTCAAGAAAGCATACCACCAGATCATCCCCACCTAAGCCGGGAATGATATATGCGGCTGCGGGCTTAGGCCCGCAGCCGTTCTTTTACGGCTTGCACTGAAATGGTCTGAATCCGTATTGCGACCCTTCGGTCGGTGTCCGGGTTTGGGCCATTTTAAGGCTCAGGGCTTCTAAGAGTTCAGGAGGATAGAGAATGTCAAATAGCATACTTGTCGTAGGCGGCGGGTTCAGTGGTATCACTGCTGCACTCGAAGCCGCTGAAGTAGGCCATGAAGTCTTCATCGTGGAGAAGGCGCCGTATCTGGGTGGCCGGGTGATGCAGCTGAATAAATATTTTCCGAAGCTGTGTCCTCCTTCCTGCGGACTGGAGATTCAGTTTCAGAGAATTAAAAACAATAAGAACGTGAAGTTCTTTACCTTGGCTGAAGTGGAATCCATCAGCGGTTCCAAAGGCAACTACGAAGTCAAGGTTCGCATCAAGCCCAGATATGTGGGTCCGGGTAGTGTTGAACTCACTGACGTCATCGCGAAACTGTCCAATGACATTACCGATGAATTTGAGTTTAAACTCTGCGACCGCAAAGCTCTTTACATGGATGTACCTTTTGCTTTCCCCGCAAGGTATGTTCTTGAAAAAGAAAATTGCACTGATGAAGACCTCAAACTTCTCGAAGGTGTCGATGTTATCGACCTGAAAGAAGAGGAAAAGGTCATCACACTTAATGTAGGTTCCATCGTCTACGCTACCGGCTGGAAGCCTTACGATGTTACCAAACTTTCCAACCTCGGCGCAGGTACCGTACAGAACTGCATTTCCAACATGGCGATGGAAAGACTTGCAGCTCCCAGCGGACCTACCGACGGTAAGATTGTGCGCCCCTCTGACGGTGCACAGCCTAAAAACATCGCATTCGTACAGTGTGCGGGTTCTCGCGATGAAAACCACCTCAACTTTTGTTCCTACATCTGTTGCATGGCTTCCCTGAAGCAGGCTGCATATGTTCGTGAACAGTACCCTGATGCAAAGGTCACCATTTACTACATCGACCTGCGTACTCCGGGACGTTATGACAAGTTCGCGAAACGCATTCTTTCCGATGACAAGATCAATGCCGTTAAAGGTAAGGTCGCTGAAGTTATCGAAGAATCCGGTTCCGGCAATGTTCTCGTTACAGTTGAGGATGCTGAATCCGGTATCAAGTCCCAGAACGAGCATGATCTCTTAGTTCTGGCAACCGGTATGCAGCCCAGTCTTGCTGGTACCCCGGTTCCTTCCGGCGTACAGGTTGACGATCAGGGCTTTATTGTCGGCGGTGAGGAACAAGGCATTTTCGCTGCCGGGTGTGCAAAGCAGCCTCTGGATGTCATGAAGACAGCCCAGTCCGGTACTGCTGCCGCTCTCAAAGCGATCCAAACGGTGATAGGGAGGTAAGTCGACATGCCCGAAAAAATCGGTGTTTATTTCGACCAAGCGAGCGTATCTCCTTACCTGAACGCTGAAGAAATGGCTGAACTGGTCGGTCGCGTTTACGCGAACGAGTGTCCGGTCGTAAAGGTGCACCCGCGTCTTAACAGCGAGGAAGGAAGAAAGCTCATTCAGGAAGATATCGACGCTGGCAACGTTGACGCAGTATGTATCTGCGGCACTAGCCCTCGCGTTGACTGGGATATTTTCGACTTTGACAATGTCGCTGTCGAACGAGTCAACCTGCGTGAACAGTGCATCAAGGTTTTCAGGAATCCCGACGGCACCATGCCCGATCCTAACGGCGAAGTTCCTGAGCTCCTCAAAATTATGGCAAACGAATACGTCAAAATGGGTGTTACCAAACTGCTCAAAACTAACGAGCAGGAATCCCAGGCCTTTGATGCCACCAAGGTGGTCATGGTCATGGGTGGTGGTTTCACCGGTCTTACTGCGGCTCTTTACGCTGCTAAGACCAACCACGACGTAATTTTGGTAGAAAAGGAAGCCACCCTTGGTGGTAAGGCTGCCGGAATGTACAAAACATTCCCTCTTTCCTACCCTTATACTGAAGCACATGAAACCGGTATTGAAGCTCTGATCTCTGAAGTTCAGTCCAATTCCAGAATCAAAGTGCTGACCTCCGCACAGCTTACTGCTCTCGAAGGCGCTCCCGGCAAATACACTGCTAAAGTGAAAGTCGGTGGCAACGTTGAAGAGATGGCTGTCGGTGCATGTGTTCTGGCAACCGGTTGGGTTCCTCAGGATACTAAATACGTAGAACCTATGGGTTACGGTTCTTCCAAGGTTGTGACTGCTGCTGAATTTGAAGCTATGGTCAAGGAAGGCAAGATGACTGCTAAGTCTGTTGCTTTCGTTCTTGATACTCGCCTCAGTGAAGCTGAGTTTGCTGCTAAGGAAGCCGCTGCTGCTGATTCTACCGAAGAAGCAGAGGAAGCACCTGCGGCTGAAGAAGGTGAAGAGGAAGAAACCTTTGTCTACGAAGACATGGAATCTTACAAACACCTGCCTTACACTTCTGAGCTTAGCAGTCTCGTTGCCCTCAAGCAGGCCAACTACGTACGCGAAAAGAATGACGACGCTGTAGCCTACATCATCTACGATCACATGATGGTGCCCGGCGTGAACGAGCGTTACTACCGTGCTGCACAGGATAACCCCGGTGTTATGCTGACTAAAGGTACCGTAACTTCCATCAAGGAAGAGGGTGCCGGAATGGTTGTTTGCGCAAGCAACACCCTGCTCGGTGAAAATATTGAAATCGAAGCTGAACTGGTCGTAGTTCCCACCGGTATGGTTCCCACCACCGCGCACGATCCGACCATCAACCTCGTATACAGACAGGGTCCTGCATTCCCCGATCTCCAGCAGTTCGACGGTTACGCAGACTCCAACTACATCTGCTTCCCCTACGAAACACGCCGTACCGGTATTTATGCCGCAGGTTGTGTCCGTCAGCCCATGTCCATGGGACTGGCTCGTGAGGATGCAGCAGGTGCTGTCCTGAAAGCGATTCAGTGTATCAACTCCTCCAACCACGGCGTAGCTGTACACCCCCGCTCCGGTGACACCACCTATCCTGTTTTCAACTTCATGCGCTGCACACAGTGTAAGCGTTGTACCGAGGAATGTCCCTTCGGCGCACTGGATGATGATGAAAAAGGAACACCAATGCCGAATCCGTCCCGTTGCCGCCGTTGCGGTACCTGTATGGGTGCCTGCCCTGAGCGCGTAATCGGATTCGACAACTACAACATTGACATGATCGGTTCCATGATCAAGCAGGTTAACGTACCTGATGATATGGAAGCTGACGGTCCCCGTTTTATCGTTCTGGCTTGCGAAAACGATGCCTACCCGGCACTCGATATGGCAGCTATGCGCGGTAAAGGCTGGTCT contains the following coding sequences:
- a CDS encoding CoB--CoM heterodisulfide reductase iron-sulfur subunit A family protein translates to MSNSILVVGGGFSGITAALEAAEVGHEVFIVEKAPYLGGRVMQLNKYFPKLCPPSCGLEIQFQRIKNNKNVKFFTLAEVESISGSKGNYEVKVRIKPRYVGPGSVELTDVIAKLSNDITDEFEFKLCDRKALYMDVPFAFPARYVLEKENCTDEDLKLLEGVDVIDLKEEEKVITLNVGSIVYATGWKPYDVTKLSNLGAGTVQNCISNMAMERLAAPSGPTDGKIVRPSDGAQPKNIAFVQCAGSRDENHLNFCSYICCMASLKQAAYVREQYPDAKVTIYYIDLRTPGRYDKFAKRILSDDKINAVKGKVAEVIEESGSGNVLVTVEDAESGIKSQNEHDLLVLATGMQPSLAGTPVPSGVQVDDQGFIVGGEEQGIFAAGCAKQPLDVMKTAQSGTAAALKAIQTVIGR
- a CDS encoding hydrogenase iron-sulfur subunit, whose protein sequence is MPEKIGVYFDQASVSPYLNAEEMAELVGRVYANECPVVKVHPRLNSEEGRKLIQEDIDAGNVDAVCICGTSPRVDWDIFDFDNVAVERVNLREQCIKVFRNPDGTMPDPNGEVPELLKIMANEYVKMGVTKLLKTNEQESQAFDATKVVMVMGGGFTGLTAALYAAKTNHDVILVEKEATLGGKAAGMYKTFPLSYPYTEAHETGIEALISEVQSNSRIKVLTSAQLTALEGAPGKYTAKVKVGGNVEEMAVGACVLATGWVPQDTKYVEPMGYGSSKVVTAAEFEAMVKEGKMTAKSVAFVLDTRLSEAEFAAKEAAAADSTEEAEEAPAAEEGEEEETFVYEDMESYKHLPYTSELSSLVALKQANYVREKNDDAVAYIIYDHMMVPGVNERYYRAAQDNPGVMLTKGTVTSIKEEGAGMVVCASNTLLGENIEIEAELVVVPTGMVPTTAHDPTINLVYRQGPAFPDLQQFDGYADSNYICFPYETRRTGIYAAGCVRQPMSMGLAREDAAGAVLKAIQCINSSNHGVAVHPRSGDTTYPVFNFMRCTQCKRCTEECPFGALDDDEKGTPMPNPSRCRRCGTCMGACPERVIGFDNYNIDMIGSMIKQVNVPDDMEADGPRFIVLACENDAYPALDMAAMRGKGWSPYVRVVPVRCLGSVNTIWIADAMSKGIDGVLLLGCKYGEDYQCHFMKGSELCNRRMENVADSLNRLGVEPERVVQAELAIDEYDKVPDMIDNFVNEMIKIGPNPFKGY